GCTTTCGTAAGCCAAATCCCCGATGATGATCTTGCCGCGCAGGTACGTTCCCGTGGTCAGCACCACCGCCTTGGCGCGGTATTCCGCTCCGGTCCGGGTGATGACGCCGCGACAGACGCCGTTTTCCACGATCAATTTTTCCACCATGTTCTGGTGGAGGTCGAGATTGGGCTGTTTCTCAATCGTCCGTTTCATCTCCTGTTGATACAGCACCTTGTCCGCTTGCGCCCGCAGAGCGTACACGGCCGGGCCTTTACCCGTATTGAGCATCCGCATCTGAATGTGGGTTTTGTCGATGTTGCGCGCCATTTCCCCACCCAAGGCGTCGATTTCGCGTACGACGTGCCCTTTGGCCGGTCCGCCGATCGACGGGTTGCACGGCATGTAGGCGATCGTATCGAGACTCAGCGTCAACAACAGGGTTTTACAACCCATGCGCGCGGCAGCCAATGCCGCTTCACAACCGGCATGTCCGGCACCAATCACGATGACATCGTATTCACCCGCTCGATACGTCATCTTTCATCCCTCCTTTATTTTCCCAAGCAGAACTGGGAAAAGATCTGGTCAATCAAGTCTTCCGCCACCGCATCACCGATAATTTCACCCAAGGCTTGCCAGGCGTTTTTCAAATCGATCTCCACCATATCCAGCGGCATGCCCGATTCAATGCCGTCAATCACTTCCCGGACACTTCGCTTGGCCCGTTCCAACAGGTGAATGTGGCGGGCATTGCTGACGATGGCAGTTTCCCCCGCTTCCATTTTGCCGGTGAAAAAGAGATCCGCAATCGCTTGCTCCAAATCGTCGATCCCCCGCTCTTCCTTCAGCGACGTGGTGATGAGCGGTTTGTCGCCGATCAGCCGTTTTACTTCATCCAAATCGATGCGCCGGGGCAGGTCCGTTTTATTCACCATCACGATGGCGGTTTGTTCACGGATGAGTTCAATCAGCCGATGATCGTCCTCAGTCAAAGGCTCATTGTGATTGAGTACCAAAATGACCAGATCCGCCTGTTCCAGTGCACGATGGGAACGCTCCACCCCGATCCGTTCCACCACGTCCTCCGTTTCCCGGATACCGGCGGTGTCGATCAGCCGCAAAGGCACTCCCCGTACGTTGACGTATTCCTCGATCACGTCCCGGGTCGTACCGGGGATGTCGGTGACGATCGCTTTGTTTTCATGCGTGAGCGCGTTCAACAAAGAAGATTTGCCCACATTGGGACGGCCGACGATCACTGTGGCGATCCCTTCGCGCAAAATTTTGCCCTGACGGGCCGTTTGCAGCAGCCGGTCAATTTCCGCTTCCACCTCGCGGCATTCCTTGAGCAGCTTGTTGGCTGTCATCTCTTCCGCGTCGTATTCGGGATAGTCCACATTGACCGCCAGATGGGCCAGCGATTCGATGATTTTCTGGCGCAGGCGCCGGATCATCTTGGACAATCGTCCTTCCGCCTGGTGCATGGCGACCCGGGCCGCCCGGTCCGTTTTGGCGCGGATCAGGTCAATCACCGCCTCTGCCTGCGACAAGTCGATCCGTCCGTTCAAAAACGCGCGTTTGGTGAATTCGCCCGGTTCCGCCAGCCGTGCCCCGGCAGACAACAGGACTTCCAGGGTGTTTTGGACGGGGACCATCCCGCCGTGGCAACTCACTTCCACCACGTCTTCCCGCGTAAACGTACGGGGTGCCCGCATCACCGTGACCAATACCTCGTCAATTCGTTCTCCCGTCTCCGGATGAACGATATGTCCGTAATGTACCGTATGGGAATCCGCTTCTTTCAGCGATTGTTTTCCACGATAGACCGAATCCACGATCGGAATCGCCTCCGGGCCGCTCACCCGGATCACGGCGATCCCACCTTCTCCGACAGGTGTGGAGATGGCCGCGATCGTATCATTTTCCATCTCTGTTCACCTCATATCTGAAACCATCAACTAGCATTAGGATACCACACCGGAACAGCGCTTGACACTGAATCGCCCGAAGCCCCGTATCTCCTCGACATGTACCCGATGAGTACTTTTTCCGCAATCAGATACATAGTATCTCCCGGATTCATCCGATAAACAAAAAACTCCCCATACGGAGAGTTGGGTGAAACGGACGTCACGCTTTGGCGGCCAAGGCAACGACGACACGTCGGCGGGGTTCCTCCCCCTCGCTGTAAGTGGTCAGCCTGTCATACTTTTGAATGTGGGTGTGTATCACCTTTCGCTCCATTGGCGTCATCGGTTCCAACGCCACGGCCTTGCCCGATTTCAGTACTTGTTTGGCAATTCGATCAGCCAGATGTTGGAGGGATTCCTCCCGCCGTTTGCGATACCCCTGTGCATCCAGTTGAAAGCGGGTAAAACCTGAGTGATGACGGTTGGCCACGATATTGACCAGATATTGCAACGCATTCAACGTCTGACCGTGACGTCCGATCACCATCCCAAGATCGTCACCGCGAATGTCAATCACCACCGGACGGGAATCGGTCCGCGCCTCCACCGTGGCGGACACTCCCATCGTCGCAAGGACATTTTCAAGGAATTGCACGGCATCATCGACAGGCGTGGTGACAAGCTCCGCCTCCACTTTGGCGGGGCGCACGCCGAACAAACCGAAGAAACCTCGGCTGGGCTCCTCCAGGACGGTCACGCGGATCTTGTCGCGCGAGGTGTTCAATTGGCGCAACGCTTCCTCGATCGCCGCCTCCACTGTCTTCGCCGTCACAATTACCTTTTTCAACGGGCCGCACCCTCCCGCTTCACTTTATATTTATCTCCTATGAAGTAATACTGCACCATAGTGAACAAGTTGCTGTACACCCAGTACAATGCCAGTGCCGACGGGAAGCTGAGCGCCAGCACGAAGATCATGACCGGCATCACGAACAGGAAGACGCGCGCTTGCGGGTTGTTGCCCATTCCCATCATGATCGATTGCAGGTATGTGGTGATCCCTGCCAGCACGGGCAGGACGTAGTACGGGTCCGCAGAACCCAGATGCATCCACAAGAAATCCGAGTTACTGATATGAGGGTTACCCATGAGCGACTGGTAAAAGCCGATCAGAATCGGTAATTGGATCAATAACGGCAGGCATCCGGCCATCGGATTGACATTGTGTTTCTGGAACAGTTTGACGGTTTCTTCCTGCAGTTTTTGCGGATTGTCCTTGTACTTCTCCCGCAGCCGGTTGATCTCCGGTTGCAGCTTCTGCATCGCCTGGGAACTCTTCATCTGTTTGATCGTCAGAGGCAGGATCAACAGGCGGATCAGCACGGTCAGCACCAGAATCGCCCAACCGTAGTTACCCAGCAAATCTTTGGCTTGTTCCATCAACACCGTGAGCGGATAGACCAAAAATCGGTCCCACAGGCTGTTCTTCGTATCGATATGGTATTTGGCATTGGTATTGGGAGCACAACCGGCAACGGTCAACACCATTGCAGCGATCAGAATCAACGTAAGTATGCGACGTCCCTGCAAGGGAGATTCCTCCTTGTCAATCTAAACGGTTATCGCGGTATTTGGTTCGTCATGGCACCGGATCGTAACCACCGGGGTGAAAGGGATGACATTTGCCGATCCGTTTCGCCGTCAACCATCCGCCCTTGATGACGCCATACTTTCGGATCGCCTCGTAGCCGTACGCCGAACACGTGGGATAAAAACGGCATGTAGGCGGTTTCAGCGGGGAGAGAAACCGACGGTAAAACCGGATCAGCCACAATGCGATTGTCCTCATCCCGATGCACCACGCTCCTTTTCGGTAACGACCGGTTTGGACAATACCTTGGCCCGGGAAAAGACGTGACGCAAACTGGATTTCACCTGATGGTAATCCATCTTTGCCGCCGGGGCACGGGCGATGATGATCAGGTCCACGCCGTTCGGCAGACGGTCGACCCACCGTCGGACCACTTCCTTGACCAGCCGCCGAATCCGGTTGCGCGTCACCGCGTTTCCCACCTTGCGACTGACCGACACGCCCACGCGAACCGGTTCGTCG
This genomic window from Polycladomyces zharkentensis contains:
- the mnmE gene encoding tRNA uridine-5-carboxymethylaminomethyl(34) synthesis GTPase MnmE; translation: MENDTIAAISTPVGEGGIAVIRVSGPEAIPIVDSVYRGKQSLKEADSHTVHYGHIVHPETGERIDEVLVTVMRAPRTFTREDVVEVSCHGGMVPVQNTLEVLLSAGARLAEPGEFTKRAFLNGRIDLSQAEAVIDLIRAKTDRAARVAMHQAEGRLSKMIRRLRQKIIESLAHLAVNVDYPEYDAEEMTANKLLKECREVEAEIDRLLQTARQGKILREGIATVIVGRPNVGKSSLLNALTHENKAIVTDIPGTTRDVIEEYVNVRGVPLRLIDTAGIRETEDVVERIGVERSHRALEQADLVILVLNHNEPLTEDDHRLIELIREQTAIVMVNKTDLPRRIDLDEVKRLIGDKPLITTSLKEERGIDDLEQAIADLFFTGKMEAGETAIVSNARHIHLLERAKRSVREVIDGIESGMPLDMVEIDLKNAWQALGEIIGDAVAEDLIDQIFSQFCLGK
- the jag gene encoding RNA-binding cell elongation regulator Jag/EloR, which encodes MKKVIVTAKTVEAAIEEALRQLNTSRDKIRVTVLEEPSRGFFGLFGVRPAKVEAELVTTPVDDAVQFLENVLATMGVSATVEARTDSRPVVIDIRGDDLGMVIGRHGQTLNALQYLVNIVANRHHSGFTRFQLDAQGYRKRREESLQHLADRIAKQVLKSGKAVALEPMTPMERKVIHTHIQKYDRLTTYSEGEEPRRRVVVALAAKA
- a CDS encoding YidC/Oxa1 family membrane protein insertase yields the protein MVLTVAGCAPNTNAKYHIDTKNSLWDRFLVYPLTVLMEQAKDLLGNYGWAILVLTVLIRLLILPLTIKQMKSSQAMQKLQPEINRLREKYKDNPQKLQEETVKLFQKHNVNPMAGCLPLLIQLPILIGFYQSLMGNPHISNSDFLWMHLGSADPYYVLPVLAGITTYLQSIMMGMGNNPQARVFLFVMPVMIFVLALSFPSALALYWVYSNLFTMVQYYFIGDKYKVKREGAAR
- the yidD gene encoding membrane protein insertion efficiency factor YidD; translated protein: MRTIALWLIRFYRRFLSPLKPPTCRFYPTCSAYGYEAIRKYGVIKGGWLTAKRIGKCHPFHPGGYDPVP
- the rnpA gene encoding ribonuclease P protein component — translated: MQKRYRLKRRNDFRRVFRAGTSVANRQFVLYVYDRGNDEPVRVGVSVSRKVGNAVTRNRIRRLVKEVVRRWVDRLPNGVDLIIIARAPAAKMDYHQVKSSLRHVFSRAKVLSKPVVTEKERGASG